The Metabacillus litoralis genome contains a region encoding:
- a CDS encoding PadR family transcriptional regulator, which translates to MENITEMLKGVLEGCVLEIISRGETYGYEITQQLRELGFTDVVEGTVYTITMRLEKNNLVNIEKKPSNMGPPRKFYTLNAAGQEHLETFWKKWEFVSSKINELKTKIK; encoded by the coding sequence TTGGAGAATATTACAGAAATGCTGAAAGGGGTGCTTGAGGGTTGCGTCCTTGAGATCATCAGCCGTGGTGAAACATACGGCTATGAAATCACGCAACAGCTGCGAGAACTTGGATTCACTGATGTGGTTGAAGGCACTGTTTATACGATTACCATGAGGCTTGAAAAAAACAATTTGGTGAACATCGAGAAAAAGCCATCCAATATGGGACCGCCGAGAAAATTTTACACACTCAATGCAGCAGGTCAAGAGCATCTTGAAACTTTTTGGAAGAAATGGGAATTTGTCTCGAGTAAAATTAACGAACTCAAAACAAAAATAAAATAA
- a CDS encoding SulP family inorganic anion transporter: MEQVSYRESWFRNIKGDILSGLVVALALIPEAIAFSIIAGVDPMVGLYASFTIAVTIAFVGGRPGMISAATGAMALLFTELVRDHGIEYLLAATILTGVLQILFAVFKLARYMKFIPRSVMVGFVNALAILIFTSQLQHFVDETSIIYVLAGATLLIIYLLPYVTKIVPSTLIAIIAVTAIVIFGDIQVRTVGDMGELTRTLPNFLVPDVPFNFETLAIIFPYSLALTIVGLLESLLTASIVDDMTDTPSNKNVESNGQGVANIITGFFGGMAGCAMIGQSVINIKSGGRGRLSTLVAGIFLMFLIIFLGDIVVQIPMAALAGVMIMVSISTFDWNSIRTLHLVPRSDAIVMIVTVSTVIFTHNLAIGVFSGILLSAIFFVSKISRIRVESNLKGNKRIYHINGELFFASVTELLTQFDYKEEISSVEINLSRSHIWDDSGVAAIDRIVSKFEETGKIVEVTGLNEESTELVEKLANKLSSH, encoded by the coding sequence ATGGAACAAGTATCATATAGAGAGTCTTGGTTTAGAAATATAAAAGGAGATATTCTATCTGGCCTAGTAGTAGCTCTAGCGTTAATTCCCGAAGCCATTGCCTTCTCTATTATTGCAGGTGTTGATCCAATGGTAGGACTTTATGCATCATTTACGATCGCCGTAACGATTGCGTTTGTTGGCGGAAGACCTGGAATGATTTCTGCTGCAACAGGGGCAATGGCACTTCTGTTTACGGAACTAGTAAGAGATCACGGCATTGAATATCTCCTTGCAGCTACTATCTTAACTGGTGTTTTGCAAATTCTATTTGCTGTCTTTAAGTTAGCAAGATATATGAAATTTATCCCAAGATCCGTCATGGTTGGATTCGTTAATGCTCTAGCGATTTTAATTTTCACCTCACAGCTACAACACTTTGTAGATGAAACATCGATAATCTACGTTTTAGCTGGTGCTACATTATTAATCATTTACTTATTACCCTATGTAACGAAGATCGTCCCATCAACCCTAATAGCTATTATAGCGGTCACAGCTATTGTCATTTTCGGTGATATACAAGTAAGGACTGTTGGGGATATGGGTGAATTAACACGCACATTGCCTAATTTCTTAGTTCCAGACGTACCATTCAATTTTGAAACTCTAGCAATTATTTTTCCTTACTCACTTGCTTTAACCATTGTTGGTTTATTGGAGTCTCTTCTCACCGCTTCTATTGTTGATGATATGACAGATACTCCAAGTAATAAAAATGTAGAAAGCAACGGCCAAGGTGTAGCGAATATTATCACTGGTTTTTTTGGAGGAATGGCAGGCTGTGCAATGATCGGGCAATCGGTTATAAACATAAAATCTGGTGGAAGGGGACGGCTTTCTACCCTAGTTGCCGGGATCTTTCTAATGTTCCTAATCATTTTTCTAGGAGATATTGTCGTTCAAATACCAATGGCTGCATTAGCTGGTGTGATGATAATGGTATCAATCAGTACGTTTGACTGGAATTCAATTCGAACTCTGCATTTAGTTCCAAGAAGTGATGCTATTGTGATGATTGTTACTGTTTCTACCGTTATTTTCACACATAATTTAGCTATCGGGGTTTTCTCTGGAATCTTATTAAGTGCCATCTTCTTCGTATCGAAAATATCTAGAATACGTGTGGAAAGTAACTTAAAGGGAAATAAAAGAATATACCATATAAATGGTGAATTATTTTTTGCCTCTGTCACAGAGCTGTTAACACAATTTGATTATAAAGAAGAAATTTCATCGGTTGAAATCAATCTCAGTCGTTCTCACATTTGGGATGACTCTGGTGTAGCTGCCATAGATAGGATTGTTTCTAAATTTGAAGAAACCGGAAAAATTGTAGAAGTAACAGGATTAAATGAGGAGAGTACAGAATTAGTTGAAAAACTAGCAAATAAACTAAGCTCTCATTAA
- a CDS encoding class I SAM-dependent methyltransferase encodes MEHNVFEEMAKRYDTEERMELAKVIVKEVRTELQNSHSKSLLDYGSGTGLVSLEMADLVDSVLLVDSSKEMLEVAKAKISHKGITNAKVLYSDFTQETHELKADIVFMLLVLLHIPDTKKILQELFNILNQGGKLIIVDFDKNDHIHHPKVHNGFLHEELKEMLHEVGFKSVDMKTFHHGQRIFMNQDASMFLASSVK; translated from the coding sequence ATGGAACATAACGTTTTTGAAGAGATGGCCAAAAGATATGATACAGAAGAAAGAATGGAATTAGCAAAAGTGATCGTGAAGGAAGTGAGAACAGAATTACAAAATAGCCATTCTAAATCTTTACTAGACTATGGAAGTGGTACTGGTCTTGTTAGTTTAGAAATGGCAGATTTAGTAGATTCTGTTTTGTTGGTTGATTCATCTAAAGAAATGCTGGAGGTCGCGAAAGCTAAAATATCTCATAAAGGAATCACTAACGCAAAGGTACTTTATTCAGATTTTACTCAAGAAACTCATGAGCTTAAGGCAGACATCGTGTTCATGTTACTGGTCCTTCTTCATATTCCGGACACGAAAAAAATACTACAAGAATTGTTCAACATTTTAAATCAAGGTGGCAAGCTCATTATTGTCGATTTTGACAAAAACGATCACATTCATCATCCGAAGGTTCATAACGGTTTTTTACATGAAGAACTGAAAGAGATGTTACATGAAGTAGGATTTAAATCAGTTGACATGAAGACATTTCACCATGGACAGCGTATTTTTATGAATCAGGATGCTTCGATGTTTCTAGCTAGTAGTGTTAAGTGA
- a CDS encoding universal stress protein, producing the protein MYKRILLASDGSEHSKRAAENAIHIAQCSKGSKIDVVYVVDPDRAKSDVLSNWNSVDINDQRKERMKEVEKRALEAGVSYEIKILHGEPGPTIVKYVNDNNMDIVVIGSRGLNGLQEFVLGSVSHKVAKRANCPVLIVK; encoded by the coding sequence ATGTATAAAAGAATTTTATTAGCATCCGACGGGTCCGAACATTCTAAACGCGCAGCCGAAAATGCCATTCATATCGCACAATGTAGTAAGGGCTCCAAAATTGATGTTGTGTACGTTGTTGACCCTGATCGAGCTAAATCAGATGTTCTTAGTAACTGGAATTCAGTTGATATTAACGATCAGCGCAAAGAACGAATGAAGGAAGTGGAAAAAAGGGCACTAGAAGCAGGAGTATCTTATGAAATTAAGATCCTCCACGGTGAACCCGGACCAACAATCGTCAAATATGTAAACGATAACAATATGGATATCGTTGTGATCGGCAGTCGTGGCTTAAATGGCCTTCAGGAGTTTGTATTAGGAAGTGTCAGTCATAAAGTAGCAAAAAGAGCGAATTGTCCTGTGTTGATTGTGAAATGA
- a CDS encoding DUF1048 domain-containing protein, whose translation MNIIEKMIGSLEDKREWNAMEARAKALPSEYHNAYKAIQKYMWTTGGPTEWKECSRIFNGIIDLFEEGAAEGKKVTDLTGEDVASFCDELVKDTKTWSDKYRTKLNDTVGRG comes from the coding sequence ATGAATATTATTGAAAAAATGATCGGAAGTCTGGAAGACAAGCGAGAATGGAATGCGATGGAGGCACGTGCAAAGGCACTTCCAAGTGAGTATCATAACGCTTATAAAGCCATTCAAAAGTATATGTGGACTACTGGTGGTCCTACTGAATGGAAGGAATGCAGCCGTATCTTTAATGGAATCATCGACCTTTTTGAGGAAGGTGCAGCAGAAGGCAAGAAAGTCACTGACCTCACAGGTGAAGACGTGGCTTCTTTCTGCGATGAACTCGTGAAGGATACGAAAACGTGGTCGGATAAGTATCGCACGAAGTTGAACGATACGGTTGGTCGTGGATAA
- a CDS encoding STAS domain-containing protein, with the protein MEFFYHESYQLKDFFEKNIQSFEELLLSEAVNVKDMIDDILHIGNIDLVNNAKILVFYIIDRKEKELRQFAKHEGIAWATHSIDLSFKLEWVQAIRRTIWFLIKEYNKLTNDKIIENFFTLEKEVNNQIDDFLNAFFISYSTYKDSLIKAHRELVENLSVPIIPINSSVCILPLIGAIDEFRTHILEEKVLTEIGVLRIQTLIIDLSGIADMEIDVIEHLLKIIDGASMMGCKSVITGLRVEVVRKMIHLGISFEQKSKTLGTLQQALSEYLH; encoded by the coding sequence GTGGAATTCTTCTACCATGAATCATATCAATTAAAAGATTTTTTTGAGAAAAACATTCAAAGCTTCGAAGAGTTGCTTCTTTCTGAAGCTGTTAATGTAAAAGATATGATTGATGACATTTTACATATTGGAAATATCGATCTAGTAAATAATGCTAAGATTCTTGTTTTCTATATTATTGACCGAAAAGAAAAAGAGCTTCGACAGTTTGCCAAACATGAAGGTATTGCTTGGGCTACTCATTCAATTGACCTATCATTTAAATTAGAGTGGGTGCAAGCCATTCGTCGAACAATTTGGTTTCTAATTAAAGAGTATAACAAGTTAACAAATGACAAAATTATTGAAAACTTTTTTACTCTTGAAAAAGAAGTAAATAATCAAATTGATGACTTTTTAAATGCCTTTTTTATTAGTTACTCTACATATAAGGATTCTTTGATTAAGGCACATAGAGAGCTAGTCGAGAATTTGTCTGTGCCGATCATCCCAATCAATTCCTCCGTCTGTATATTGCCACTAATTGGTGCCATAGATGAATTTCGCACACATATTTTAGAAGAAAAAGTACTAACTGAAATTGGAGTGCTACGCATTCAAACATTAATTATTGATTTATCCGGTATTGCCGATATGGAGATTGATGTGATTGAACATTTATTAAAAATAATAGATGGTGCAAGTATGATGGGATGTAAATCAGTTATTACTGGTTTACGAGTAGAAGTTGTGAGAAAAATGATACACCTTGGTATCTCATTTGAACAAAAATCAAAAACATTGGGAACACTGCAACAAGCTTTAAGTGAATACTTACATTAA
- a CDS encoding Lrp/AsnC family transcriptional regulator, whose translation MLDHTDLKILDELSKNSRIRMKELGEKVHLTGPATSARVEKLEDSGVIEGYTIKVNQGKLGYHIYAFITIITQSINHQPYLSFIKLHDQYILNNYKISGEGCYLLECKFTSNEHMNQFLEALNEHANYKLSIVINK comes from the coding sequence TTGTTAGATCACACAGATTTAAAAATTCTTGATGAACTTTCCAAGAACAGCCGAATTAGAATGAAAGAACTGGGCGAGAAAGTCCATTTAACAGGACCAGCTACTTCAGCAAGAGTGGAGAAGCTAGAGGATAGTGGAGTGATTGAAGGATATACGATTAAAGTGAACCAAGGTAAATTAGGTTATCATATATATGCTTTTATTACGATCATTACCCAAAGCATTAATCACCAACCGTATCTTTCTTTCATTAAGCTTCATGATCAATATATCCTAAATAATTATAAAATTAGTGGAGAAGGCTGTTACTTACTTGAATGCAAATTTACGTCCAATGAACATATGAATCAATTTTTAGAAGCATTAAACGAGCATGCAAACTACAAACTATCGATTGTGATTAATAAATAG
- a CDS encoding MBL fold metallo-hydrolase: MKINTIRNATIIVEYAGKKFLIDPMLAEKGAYPPFPNSPRQDQHNPLVSLPTSIEDMINVDAVIVTHLHYDHWDEAAKEALPKDMKIFAQNEEDAKEIQSAGFQNVEVLQENTVFEDIKLIKTKGEHGRGEILKFTGFVCGVVFKHQTEKTLYVAGDTVWYEAVQEVINTHKPEIIVVNAGDNQFFEGGSLVMGKDDVFEVYKAAPTSKIIAVHMEAVNHWGLSREELKQFSKEKDMTSNVLVPDDGESYLFK; encoded by the coding sequence ATGAAGATAAATACAATACGAAATGCGACGATCATTGTTGAATATGCCGGTAAAAAATTTTTAATAGATCCAATGTTAGCAGAAAAGGGAGCTTACCCACCATTCCCAAATTCACCAAGACAAGATCAGCATAACCCTTTAGTTAGCTTACCTACATCAATTGAAGATATGATCAACGTAGATGCGGTTATTGTCACCCATCTCCATTATGATCATTGGGATGAAGCGGCAAAAGAGGCATTGCCAAAAGATATGAAAATATTTGCCCAAAATGAGGAAGACGCAAAAGAAATTCAAAGCGCTGGTTTTCAAAACGTAGAGGTTCTACAAGAGAATACAGTCTTTGAAGATATCAAATTAATCAAAACAAAAGGTGAACATGGAAGAGGCGAAATCTTAAAATTCACTGGTTTCGTATGTGGTGTTGTTTTCAAACATCAAACTGAGAAAACGCTATATGTTGCTGGAGATACAGTGTGGTATGAAGCCGTTCAGGAAGTGATCAACACACACAAACCAGAAATTATTGTAGTAAATGCTGGTGATAATCAATTCTTTGAAGGCGGTTCTCTTGTTATGGGAAAAGATGATGTTTTTGAAGTTTATAAAGCAGCCCCTACCTCCAAGATTATCGCAGTCCACATGGAGGCTGTAAATCACTGGGGTTTATCGAGAGAAGAATTAAAACAATTTAGTAAGGAAAAAGATATGACATCTAACGTTTTAGTACCTGATGACGGTGAATCTTATCTATTTAAATAG
- a CDS encoding PadR family transcriptional regulator yields the protein MEDKVLRKLFLGFIHIHILHHAKDHPIYGVWMVEELREHGYNISSGTLYPILHSMESDGLLEKEERNVEGKIRKYYTTTEKGNEVLVEARKKAYELFKEIKD from the coding sequence TTGGAAGACAAAGTGTTACGCAAACTATTTCTCGGTTTTATCCACATTCATATTTTGCATCATGCCAAAGACCACCCGATCTATGGAGTTTGGATGGTCGAAGAATTAAGAGAGCATGGCTATAATATCAGTTCTGGTACTCTTTATCCCATTCTACATTCTATGGAATCAGATGGGTTATTAGAAAAAGAAGAACGAAATGTTGAGGGAAAAATTAGAAAATATTACACAACTACGGAAAAAGGAAATGAAGTCCTAGTTGAGGCTAGAAAAAAAGCTTACGAGTTATTTAAAGAAATAAAAGATTAA
- a CDS encoding SulP family inorganic anion transporter, translating to MTIKYSWFGNIRGDILSGIVVALALIPEAIAFSIIAGVDPMIGLYASFCIAVTIAFVGGRPGMISAATGATALLMTTLVADYGLQYLLAATILTGIIQIVMGILKLGRLMKFVPRSVMTGFVNALAILIFTAQLPHFVGESWPMYTMVLGALAIIYILPRFTKVVPSPLVAIVVISIIAVMTGSNVGTVGDMGELSQTLPMFLIPDIPFTFETLQIIFPYSLSIAIVGLVESLLTAQIVDDMTDTGSDKNKEARGQGIANIVSGFFGGMAGCAMIGQSVINVKSGGRGRLSALVAGVFLMVLILLLNDLLVQIPMAALVGVMFMVSIGTFDWTSLKTLHKVPLTDTIVMVVTVITVLMTHDLSKGVLVGIILSAIFFASKISKVKITSLSSDQSSKKIYRVSGQLFFASVTDFVESFNYRENVKEVDLDLTNAHLWDDSAVGAIDKVIIKYHQNGVKVNLIGVNTESNKLIERIAVHNKPGGLSKVANH from the coding sequence ATGACAATTAAATATTCTTGGTTTGGAAATATCAGAGGAGACATCTTATCAGGTATCGTAGTAGCGCTCGCTTTAATTCCTGAGGCTATCGCATTTTCAATTATTGCCGGTGTTGATCCTATGATTGGGTTGTATGCCTCATTTTGTATTGCTGTAACAATAGCATTTGTCGGCGGACGTCCCGGAATGATTTCAGCCGCAACTGGTGCGACCGCTCTGCTTATGACAACATTAGTTGCTGACTATGGATTGCAGTATTTACTTGCAGCAACCATTCTAACTGGTATTATTCAAATCGTAATGGGGATTTTGAAATTAGGCAGATTGATGAAATTTGTGCCTCGTTCGGTTATGACTGGCTTCGTTAATGCTTTGGCTATCCTTATCTTTACTGCACAATTGCCTCATTTTGTTGGTGAATCTTGGCCAATGTATACAATGGTTCTAGGTGCTCTAGCTATTATTTACATTTTACCTCGTTTTACTAAGGTGGTGCCATCACCTTTAGTAGCAATTGTTGTGATTTCGATTATTGCTGTAATGACAGGAAGTAATGTTGGAACGGTAGGAGATATGGGTGAGTTATCTCAAACATTACCGATGTTCTTAATACCTGATATTCCTTTTACTTTTGAAACATTACAAATCATTTTCCCGTATTCTTTATCAATTGCCATTGTTGGGTTAGTTGAGTCATTATTAACAGCACAAATCGTAGATGATATGACAGATACAGGCAGTGACAAAAATAAAGAAGCTCGTGGGCAAGGTATTGCAAACATTGTGTCAGGATTTTTTGGCGGAATGGCCGGTTGTGCAATGATTGGACAATCGGTAATTAATGTGAAGTCAGGTGGTAGAGGACGTTTATCTGCTTTAGTAGCGGGTGTTTTCTTAATGGTCCTAATCCTACTGCTCAATGACCTGTTAGTTCAAATCCCAATGGCTGCTCTTGTAGGAGTTATGTTTATGGTATCAATCGGAACTTTTGACTGGACATCATTAAAAACACTTCATAAGGTACCATTAACAGATACAATCGTTATGGTTGTAACAGTGATCACGGTTCTTATGACACATGACTTGTCTAAAGGTGTTCTTGTTGGAATTATTTTAAGTGCAATTTTCTTTGCATCTAAAATTTCTAAGGTGAAGATTACAAGCTTATCCTCAGATCAATCTAGCAAGAAAATATACCGTGTTTCTGGTCAACTATTCTTTGCATCTGTTACTGATTTTGTTGAAAGCTTCAATTATAGAGAAAATGTAAAAGAAGTTGATTTAGATTTAACAAATGCTCACCTTTGGGACGATTCGGCAGTAGGTGCTATCGATAAAGTCATTATTAAATATCATCAAAATGGTGTGAAGGTTAACCTTATTGGTGTGAATACAGAAAGTAACAAATTAATAGAGAGAATTGCTGTTCATAATAAGCCAGGCGGTTTAAGTAAAGTCGCAAACCATTAA
- a CDS encoding alpha-amylase family glycosyl hydrolase — MKKCLSKSVVLMMMAIMLFSILSFSYHNTASAETTDSTIRIHYEREDQNYDKWGLWLWGDVATPSDQVGGWPIGATPFSNEQIGEHGAYVDIELNENPGVINFIVVNRETGEKDGDSKAFTKLNEYDSVYITEGDDYVYTSPDLTVKVENSNAHFPKWSENSTIYEVNVRQYTEEGTFQAFEEHLPRLKQLGVEVLWFMPIHPISQEGRIGTLGSYYAIQDYKAINPEFGTMEDFKRLVDRAHDMGFKVMLDWVANHTGKDHVWTENKEWYTLDDEGNITHPPGTNWLDVADLNYENANMRAAMIDAMKYWVEEADIDGYRADYAVGVPVDFWETARKELDKIKPVYMLAEDNVEYDLLKNAFNFNYGWELSHTMRDIAAGNKSANNIEFYVNKMKRLYPTGSYAMHWTTNHDENSWEGTTQELFGEAEKTMAALTFTLPGIPLIYSGQEAGLNKRLAFFDKDEISWEDLTMQDFYKDLVRLKKKHQALWNGSAGGETNFFETSDERILAFERVKGKSKVIVVMNLSPEPVSGNVEGSSLEGKYHLYPSNKLFKMNSKQLFNLEPWDYKIIVK; from the coding sequence TTGAAAAAGTGTTTGAGTAAAAGTGTAGTACTGATGATGATGGCAATTATGTTGTTTTCGATTTTGTCCTTTTCTTATCACAACACTGCTTCAGCTGAGACGACAGATTCTACAATCAGAATTCATTATGAAAGAGAAGATCAAAATTACGACAAATGGGGACTATGGCTATGGGGAGATGTTGCGACACCTTCTGATCAAGTAGGTGGCTGGCCAATAGGTGCTACTCCTTTTTCAAATGAGCAAATAGGAGAGCATGGAGCATATGTTGATATTGAATTAAATGAAAATCCAGGGGTAATCAACTTCATCGTTGTTAATCGGGAAACGGGAGAGAAAGACGGGGATAGCAAGGCATTTACAAAACTAAATGAATATGACTCAGTGTATATTACAGAGGGAGACGACTATGTTTATACCTCGCCAGATCTTACAGTCAAAGTTGAAAATAGTAACGCACATTTCCCTAAATGGTCGGAGAATTCAACCATTTATGAAGTGAATGTAAGACAATATACAGAAGAAGGAACCTTTCAAGCATTTGAAGAGCATTTACCACGATTAAAGCAGCTAGGAGTAGAAGTCTTATGGTTTATGCCGATTCATCCTATTTCTCAAGAGGGGCGAATTGGAACATTAGGCTCCTATTATGCCATCCAGGATTATAAAGCGATTAATCCAGAATTTGGAACAATGGAAGATTTTAAAAGATTAGTGGATCGTGCACATGATATGGGCTTTAAAGTGATGCTTGATTGGGTCGCGAATCATACAGGAAAAGACCATGTTTGGACAGAAAATAAAGAATGGTACACATTGGATGACGAAGGAAATATCACTCATCCACCGGGTACAAACTGGTTGGATGTAGCCGATTTAAATTATGAAAATGCTAACATGCGAGCTGCGATGATCGATGCAATGAAATATTGGGTAGAAGAAGCTGATATTGATGGTTATCGTGCTGATTACGCAGTTGGTGTACCAGTAGACTTCTGGGAAACCGCACGTAAAGAACTTGATAAAATTAAACCAGTTTATATGTTAGCAGAAGATAACGTTGAATATGATTTGTTAAAAAATGCTTTCAACTTCAACTATGGCTGGGAGCTTTCTCATACGATGAGAGATATTGCGGCAGGAAATAAGAGTGCAAATAATATAGAGTTTTATGTGAATAAAATGAAACGACTGTATCCAACTGGCTCTTATGCGATGCATTGGACGACAAATCATGATGAAAATTCATGGGAAGGTACGACACAAGAGTTATTCGGAGAAGCCGAAAAAACAATGGCTGCCCTAACCTTTACTTTACCAGGCATACCGTTAATTTATTCTGGTCAAGAAGCAGGACTGAATAAAAGATTAGCGTTCTTTGATAAAGATGAAATTTCGTGGGAAGACTTAACTATGCAAGATTTCTACAAAGATCTAGTTCGACTTAAAAAGAAACATCAGGCATTATGGAATGGTTCAGCTGGTGGAGAGACGAACTTTTTTGAAACATCTGACGAACGTATTCTTGCTTTTGAAAGAGTAAAAGGTAAATCGAAGGTCATTGTTGTTATGAATCTTTCACCAGAACCTGTTTCTGGTAATGTAGAAGGTAGCTCACTAGAGGGGAAATATCACTTATATCCTTCGAATAAGCTCTTTAAAATGAACAGTAAGCAACTGTTTAACTTAGAACCGTGGGACTATAAAATTATAGTTAAGTAA
- a CDS encoding chromate transporter: protein MKKQNLSFKALMEILFISTRLGLTSFGGPVAHLGYFHNEYIRKRKWLDEKSYADLVALCQFLPGPASSQVGIGIGVMRAGVLGGIVSFIGFTLPSVIALIVFALILQGVDVADAGWIHGLKIVAVAVVAHAILGMAQKLTPDLKRKTLALLALVITLLWQTAFTQVGVILLAAFIGFLLYKENTNTDDADLQVPISKPFALVCLSLFFGLLVLLPILRETTALNWIAMFDSFYRSGSLVFGGGHVVLPLLEREFVPTGWMSEEAFLAGYGAAQAVPGPLFTFAAYLGAVMNGWQGGLLATIAIFLPAFLLIFGTLPFWDALRRNPKIKGALMGVNAAVVGILISAFYQPIWTSSILAPIDFALAAILFTMLVYYKVPPWIVVITGAIGGSLMTLI from the coding sequence ATGAAGAAACAAAATTTAAGTTTTAAAGCACTTATGGAAATACTTTTTATTTCTACAAGGCTTGGTTTAACCTCATTTGGAGGTCCTGTAGCTCATTTAGGTTACTTTCACAATGAGTATATTCGTAAAAGGAAATGGTTGGATGAAAAAAGCTATGCTGACTTAGTTGCCCTATGTCAGTTCTTACCAGGTCCAGCAAGTAGCCAAGTGGGGATTGGAATTGGCGTCATGAGAGCTGGCGTCTTAGGAGGAATTGTCTCATTTATTGGTTTTACCTTGCCATCTGTTATTGCTCTTATTGTTTTTGCATTGATTCTTCAAGGGGTAGATGTAGCAGATGCAGGCTGGATACATGGGTTAAAAATTGTAGCCGTTGCCGTTGTGGCACATGCTATTTTAGGAATGGCACAAAAGCTTACTCCTGATTTAAAGAGAAAAACTCTCGCTTTATTAGCATTAGTAATTACCCTTTTATGGCAAACAGCTTTTACGCAAGTCGGTGTTATTCTACTTGCTGCTTTTATCGGTTTTCTATTGTATAAAGAAAATACCAATACTGATGATGCTGATTTACAAGTACCTATTTCAAAGCCTTTTGCATTAGTATGCTTATCGTTGTTTTTTGGACTTCTCGTCCTTTTGCCAATTTTGAGAGAAACAACAGCATTAAATTGGATTGCCATGTTTGATAGCTTTTATCGTTCAGGTTCTTTAGTATTTGGTGGTGGTCACGTTGTTTTACCGTTACTTGAACGTGAATTTGTACCAACAGGATGGATGAGTGAAGAAGCTTTCTTAGCTGGATACGGTGCTGCACAAGCTGTACCTGGCCCACTCTTTACATTCGCTGCCTATTTAGGGGCCGTAATGAATGGTTGGCAAGGAGGCCTTTTAGCCACAATTGCGATCTTTTTACCAGCATTTCTATTAATCTTTGGTACACTTCCATTTTGGGACGCTTTACGTCGAAACCCTAAAATCAAAGGCGCTTTAATGGGAGTAAATGCTGCAGTAGTTGGCATTTTAATTTCTGCCTTCTATCAACCAATCTGGACGAGTTCGATATTAGCTCCAATTGATTTTGCACTTGCTGCAATTCTTTTTACCATGTTGGTGTATTATAAAGTTCCACCTTGGATCGTCGTTATTACAGGGGCAATTGGTGGGTCATTAATGACACTAATATAA